A segment of the Lolium perenne isolate Kyuss_39 chromosome 3, Kyuss_2.0, whole genome shotgun sequence genome:
tgcaaagcaagagattctcaattgatagaattactagaatggaaaagatccggataaggagggatGCAATAGatggataatctaaggaggggggttCCCTAATCCACaaggggataatagaggcataagccaagttcatctaaacatcatctctcccatgaaggtgggggtaggtgtctatttaCAGGAAGGGAAGGGGTAAATTACAAGCCAatggctgagatctggctgaaaCTCATCAGGGCGGAAGTACCGGCCCTTGGGGGCGGTAGTGCTGGCCAACTACCGGCCTACTTCCGGAAACGGTCCTCCTTGCTTGCAGTATTGTCCAGGGGCGTTTCGACGCAATTCCGGAAGTAGAGCGGAACTTGGGTGGTAGTACCGGCGGGCGGAAATTCCGGCGgtggcgggcggaagttccggctacaTCTCTTCAGCGCGAGCATCTTCGGTCTTGGACGACATCTGGGCGGAAGTACCGGTTGGGTCGGGCGGTAGTTCCGGCCCTTGTGTCGTCGGTGGAAGTACCGACCGTGATGGGCGGTAGTACCAGCCTGGAGCGTCCaactcctcttcctccttctcttccatgcttccgtgacatcggccttgcgtcctcgggtctccatggcgtcctctcttccctccgtacttgtcgtcgagttcctatcatcaagatatgatagagtatgaagtagtatatcattccacataggcgattgtaggcacgcataaaggagaagattcacctttgcgtaccGTCTcgacgatgaagcacatgatgtggTGAAGACCGAAAGTCGCCCCGTATCACGACCCCTGCGACCCCCGCGGAGGTAGCAACCACGGTCTCGTCGACGAGCGTGCTGAAGCGGCGGCGCGCAGGAACGCATGTGGTCCCTCAATCTGGTGCCGCGACGGCCACCGGTGATGTCCCACCGGTGGCAACGAAGCCGAAGGCATCCCATGCGAGACCGAAGAATTCGGCGCCCAAAAGGACGAAGTGAAGGCTTCGACGAGCCGTGGCGCCCCGCCTCCGTTCCCCTCCCCACcaacgccgtcgccgccgccaccggaaGCCACTGCGAACGTCGCCCAGGACGTGCTCGACGATGGGTCAACAAGGTACACACAACTCATCATCGGTTTTTCATCGCGACTAGATATTGAGGCCGCGTACTGTTAGGAAGGAGAACACCTCGTACATGGAGATGTTGGACGAGGTGAACATTAACCCACTCCCTCCATTCGACGCTGGGATGGGCGGAGATGAGGCCGACGGcggggaagaaggggaagaaggggacgaaggggaagaagatgaaggggacGACGGTGTGGTCGAGGTGGAGGCCGATGGAAATAGGAAGAAGAGACGGGCTAACAACTACACGGAAATTGAAGACGCCACCTTGTGCCGAGCTTGTGCCGCCGTGGGAATGGATGCAGTCTCCGACACCGATCAAACAGGGAAGTGCTACTGCAACGCATCGATGACAAGTTCTATAAACTTATGCCGCGCGTTCGCCATGATGTCGATCGCACCTACCGATTGTGTCGTTTGTTTATCATATGCAAAGTTTTTGATAAACCCTGTTTTTAGTTTTAGTTTACGGGCTCCAGCCATTTTACGATCCAAATAAACTTCATTTTTCAGTTCGGCGTTTTTTCGTCTGTGCGAGAGATGCATCGTAAAAAAGGAAACTGGCAAAACGATACTGGCTGGGTACGGAAAAGGGCTCCCCACCCTCCTTAATCATCCATCGCATCCTTTATTTTGAACCAACTCTCCTCGATCCGTCCTTTTCTCTCTCTCATTCTTTCTCTCTCCTATGAGCTGCCGCAGAGGCAGAGCCCCACAACACCCCACTCTCCACCACCCTACTGCAGTAGTGCAGTACTGCTGCCACTCCGGCCGGACCGGGGAGAGATCGTctccgtctctctctctctctcaaaaaaaagagATCATTTCCGTCTCGATTCGGCCACCCTACCTAACGCCGGCAGCCGATTGCGAGCTGCCGCCGTAAGGGAAGACGCGAAGTGGCTTTGCTTTGATGGGGTTCGATGGGCTGGTGGTGGTGTCCGACCCTTACCTGCAGCGGCGCTTCACGCAGACCGACCTCCGGGCGCTCCAGCAACAGGTACACCCTGCGCGCGCTCTCTGATCTTCATCTCCCACCGCGCTAGTGCTGGTGGTGGGCGGGTGGTGTTTGTGACGGCGCTGCGTAGGCTCACCTGTGCTAGTTTCGCTGTTGTTTGGCAGTACGCGGGGCTGCGGGATGCGGCTCCCACAGGCAGGCTGCGGCTGCGGGACCTCCCCGCCGCTCTGACCAGCCTGGGGAGCGCCACCGCTACGTCCGGCGAGAAAGAGAACAGCTCGTCGGAGACGGAACTCACCGAGGAGGAGTGGGCCTCCGTGCTCAAGGCCGTTGCCCGCGCCGACGAGAAATCGCTGCTCGACGACGTCAACTTCGAGCTCTTCCTGCGTGTTTACTCCGAGATGCAGCTGCGGCTCAAGGGAGGGAaggccggcgacggcggcggcggaggcattAGAcgatcatcctccacgtcggccgcCTTCCTCACGGCGTCCACCACCACGCTGCTGCACACCATCAGCGAGTCCGAGAAGGCCTCCTACGTGGCGCATATCAATGCATACCTCGCGGAGGATCCGTTCCTCAAGAAAGCGCTCCCTGTTAATCCAACCACTGATCAGCTCTTCCACCTCACCAAGGACGGCGTGCTCCTATGGTGTGCTCCTTATCAATCAGATTTGTGTTTTTGATTCAGCGATTTTTGCTCTGATTGGAACTCCAATACTTTTCATTGTTTCGTCCAGTAAGCTCGTCAACCTAGCCGTGCCGGGGACGATCGATGAGCGCGCCATCAACACCAAGAGGCTGCTTAACCTATGGGAGAAGAACGAGAACCACACCCTCTGCCTCAACTCTGCCAAGGCCATCGGCTGCACTGTCGTCAATATCGGCACGCAGGACCTCGCAGAGGGGAGGGTATGACTCTCTGTTTTAATTTTCCTCCTTTTTCAGTGTTTGTCATTGTATATTTATTTATGATAACATGAAATTCAGAGCAAAGGTGACTGTTTCAGTCTGTTCCTTTTTTCCTTCGGTACATGGGTTCATTCGGATGCTGCAGAGGATACACCGCAGTTAAGCCCATGTGATGTTCAGGACTGTAAAGTAGTCTGTTGGTTCTCTTTACTTTCATAGTTTACACATGTATACTTCGTGGTAGTTATCAGTAGAGTGGAACACCATGGCACAATCATTTTTATGATAGTTAGAGTGGTAACGTATGATTGATTTGATTCTTCCTGTGCCTCTTTGTTACGACTGTGATCAAGGTAGTTAAAATTTGCCTCCAAACCGTACGAAAGAACCAATCAAGCTCAGTCCGTGTCATAATGATAAGTTGGCTCACATGACATATTTCAGGTCCTCCAGTGCACCACTAGGTTCTACTGCAGTGTTCTGAAACACTTGACATTCCTTTGTTTTATCTTTTTTTGTCATTGAAGTTATTTATGATGTATCTGTAGCCTTGTGCATCTTCTACTTAATTGCCAGTTCGGACTTAGGCTCCAGTTCTAATATGCATTTCGTTTGCAGTTTTGTATTTTTCAGTCCTTTTGTACATAAGATTTCTTGTATAGTTGTATGATGAGCTTACCAAAGATTTTTTTTTACATCTTGCAGCCTCATCTTATCCTAGGGTTGATATCTCAGATTATCAAGGTAAGTTCTTCTTCTGCACTATTTGCTTTAAGAAAGCTCCTCAATCTGTTAATCTGTTTAGTGGGcaacattgtttttttttttggataaagggcgctttattactcaaaAGTTTCAAGAAATAAACCCAACCTCTGCATaaccggatgcacacagccgtccaAAACATCAAACTCACACGAATTCACTACGAAGAGTGGAATAAAAAAGAACATAGCTAGTCATCCGAAACAGCCATAGGAGGCAAAATTCTAAGACTATgtagccacccatgttgggtaatAAACTCTTTGGCCGTTTCCTCCAATagtgtagacacctccgtaaagaggtcgcgGTCAGGCGCTAGAGCGGTGACCATAAACAGAGCAAAGCCGTATATCAGTAGATGACCTACATAAGAGAAGAACATTTAttattaaaaaccttgtcatttctacatagcccaaGCGACCAAATTATGGCAACCGCTCCCACCCTGATGAGAACCTTAAACCTAGAATCCACCCCATTcagccaattgccaaaaatatttgcaatgcttcttggaggatataaggtagaacctatctgaatgattgaccatatagatctagcgaACCGGCACTTGAAGAAAAGATGTTTTATTGTCTCTTCTTCATGACAGAAAACACAACTCGTACATCCATGTCAGTTAcgttttgcaaggttatctttagtaagaatgaCCCCACGACAAAGGTACCATGCAAACACCTTAGTTttcaatggtatcttcatcttccaaatgttTTTATTATTAAGCACAGGCTGAATAGGTTCAATTAAAGCCTTATACATGGAACTTACAGAGAATACTCCATTCTTTGTGAGACCCCAGCAAAATTCATCGAAACCCTGTAGCAACTGAACTGAGTGTAAGCGTTGTAACAACTCATTCCAAGAAGCCAACCTAGGTGCAATGAGATCCCTCCTGAACGTTATAGACGGAGGAGATGTTTCCATCACCTTCTGGAGCGTATCGCTCTTATGACGTACAATATTGTATAAGGCAGAATACTGTTCTCGAAGTGTGATTGTTCCCAACCATATATCCTCCCAGAACCTTATCTCTGACCCATCTCTAATGGAGAAAGAACCATGTGGGCAACATTGTGGCTGTTGTATATATGGAACTATCAGTTATAACCTATTTTCACAATGACTACTAGATACAACTATTGGCGGATGTAAACCTGAAGAGCACACCTCAGTTGGTTGAATTAGTTGAAGAAAGCGAGGTAGTTCATCATTTCAGTTCATTCTAATACAATTTTGTTGACTACTCTTGATCTAAAAAAAAATTGTAGACTACTTTTGTCCATGCAATATGTGAGACTAACTTTATGTCAACGCTTTTATTTGTTATTGCAGGAGATGGAGGAGCTTATGAGCCTTTCTCCTGAAAAAATACTACTTAGGTGGATGAACTTTCAGCTGAAGAAAGGAGGTTTCCAGAGAACAGTAACAAATTTTTCATCGGATACAAAAGTATGCTCATTCGATTTCCAAACTGAAACCAGTCTTTTTTAGTTGATGTTATCCGCCAAACCCTTCGCACATTTTAATATGCACAACAGTCATTCTTGCAGTAGGAAGTTTGATACGTGTAGTTAAACATTTATCGGAAAACGGGGTGGTAGCTTTGAGCATGTTGACTGTAGAACAAAACATATAAATGCAATTTTGCAAGTTGTACTACATATCCAATGCCATTCGAACTGTTTTGGCACAACATTTGTAAGAACCATACATACTGAAATGTTCGATTCTTCTTTTTCAACAAAGTCAATACGGTTCTTGGGAATCATCGGAACTTCAGGAATACTTTTTTCCCTTCACCATCATCTTGTTTCTCATTCTTGAAATTATTGAGGAGTATTCAGTAAGAATGTTGATTCATGAATACATATTATTCTATCAACCATGCTTTTTAGTTCCAACTGTGTCCTTGCATGTAGAATGGATATATATTTATATTGGTGACATGAAAATGCAGGACAGTGAGGCTTATGCTTGCTTGTTAAATGTCCTGGCTCCTGAATGCAGTGCTAAACCATCTCCAATGTCAGTAAAAGATCTTCTTCATAGAGCAAGATTAGTTCTTGAGCATGCAGATAGAATGGGCTGCAAAAGATATCTGGCTCCAAAAGACATAGTTGACGGTTTACAAAATCTAAATCTTGCTTTTGtggctcatattttccaaaaaaggTATGTATTATGAGTAGCCCTTCTGCTCAGAATTTATTTGCTCACTCAAGTTCCAGTTTGTTGACAAACTTACAATCATAATGATGTTTATTGCATTGTGATATTAAAGATGTGTGATAATTTTTAAAACTGCTAGAATGAGATAGTTACTCATCATGTACTTTTCCTTTTGTGTAGTCCCTGTTCCTGGTAACATACAATACAAATCACCCACGAAATATCTTATGGTGCATTTGTCTCACCTCTCCACCACTTGATTAACTAGCTGAGTCCCTAGGAAAACTTTTTAATCAATTTATTTTATTAGCTCTAAGAATGAAATTTAAACAGTGTACCACTGCTATTAGATGTGCTAATTACCGGCCTATTTACCAGACACTTGGGTCAGATGTCTAAAGTCTAAACTAGGGAGAGTGTTACTTAACAGTGGCTTGTACCAGTACTACAGCTGGATACACAGGCTTTTTTCGATACATGGCGCTTTATTACTTAAAAAGtttaagcattacacccagcctctgcataattAAGATGCACACAGCTGCAAAAACTCCAGTAAAAGAAAAAAAGGCGAAATACAAGTAGTCACCAAGAAACCGTAAATGCCTGTGGTGATGGAGGACCAATCTGTAGATCACGCCGCCATCCATGTCGGATAAAAATATCCCTCGTCGtgtcctccaaccttg
Coding sequences within it:
- the LOC127342649 gene encoding fimbrin-2 isoform X3; the protein is MGFDGLVVVSDPYLQRRFTQTDLRALQQQYAGLRDAAPTGRLRLRDLPAALTSLGSATATSGEKENSSSETELTEEEWASVLKAVARADEKSLLDDVNFELFLRVYSEMQLRLKGGKAGDGGGGGIRRSSSTSAAFLTASTTTLLHTISESEKASYVAHINAYLAEDPFLKKALPVNPTTDQLFHLTKDGVLLCKLVNLAVPGTIDERAINTKRLLNLWEKNENHTLCLNSAKAIGCTVVNIGTQDLAEGRPHLILGLISQIIKIQLLADVNLKSTPQLVELVEESEEMEELMSLSPEKILLRWMNFQLKKGGFQRTVTNFSSDTKDSEAYACLLNVLAPECSAKPSPMSVKDLLHRARLVLEHADRMGCKRYLAPKDIVDGLQNLNLAFVAHIFQKRNGLSKQMKKVTFVDGLFDDAQVSREERSFRLWINSLGISSYINNVFEDLRNGWVLLEVMDKVSPGSVNWKMANRPPIKLPFRKVENCNQVLKIGKDIHFSLVNIAGTDVVQGNKKLILAFLWQLMRYNILQLLKNLRFRSNGKEMTDDDILLWANKQVKDSGKQSRMESFKAVAATVSGLVEEASSPCSGVAAQVVVAL
- the LOC127342649 gene encoding fimbrin-2 isoform X1, which encodes MGFDGLVVVSDPYLQRRFTQTDLRALQQQYAGLRDAAPTGRLRLRDLPAALTSLGSATATSGEKENSSSETELTEEEWASVLKAVARADEKSLLDDVNFELFLRVYSEMQLRLKGGKAGDGGGGGIRRSSSTSAAFLTASTTTLLHTISESEKASYVAHINAYLAEDPFLKKALPVNPTTDQLFHLTKDGVLLCKLVNLAVPGTIDERAINTKRLLNLWEKNENHTLCLNSAKAIGCTVVNIGTQDLAEGRPHLILGLISQIIKIQLLADVNLKSTPQLVELVEESEEMEELMSLSPEKILLRWMNFQLKKGGFQRTVTNFSSDTKDSEAYACLLNVLAPECSAKPSPMSVKDLLHRARLVLEHADRMGCKRYLAPKDIVDGLQNLNLAFVAHIFQKRNGLSKQMKKVTFVDGLFDDAQVSREERSFRLWINSLGISSYINNVFEDLRNGWVLLEVMDKVSPGSVNWKMANRPPIKLPFRKVENCNQVLKIGKDIHFSLVNIAGTDVVQGNKKLILAFLWQLMRYNILQLLKNLRFRSNGKEMTDDDILLWANKQVKDSGKQSRMESFKDRSLSSGIFFVNLLGAVEPRVVNWSLVTKGEKDEEKQMNASYIISVARKLGCCIFLLPEDILEVNQKMMLSLTASIMYWHLKRPKSYSLDPENSSSCETSSVSNSDDSASETSIDDSGTR
- the LOC127342649 gene encoding fimbrin-2 isoform X2, translated to MGFDGLVVVSDPYLQRRFTQTDLRALQQQYAGLRDAAPTGRLRLRDLPAALTSLGSATATSGEKENSSSETELTEEEWASVLKAVARADEKSLLDDVNFELFLRVYSEMQLRLKGGKAGDGGGGGIRRSSSTSAAFLTASTTTLLHTISESEKASYVAHINAYLAEDPFLKKALPVNPTTDQLFHLTKDGVLLCKLVNLAVPGTIDERAINTKRLLNLWEKNENHTLCLNSAKAIGCTVVNIGTQDLAEGRPHLILGLISQIIKEMEELMSLSPEKILLRWMNFQLKKGGFQRTVTNFSSDTKDSEAYACLLNVLAPECSAKPSPMSVKDLLHRARLVLEHADRMGCKRYLAPKDIVDGLQNLNLAFVAHIFQKRNGLSKQMKKVTFVDGLFDDAQVSREERSFRLWINSLGISSYINNVFEDLRNGWVLLEVMDKVSPGSVNWKMANRPPIKLPFRKVENCNQVLKIGKDIHFSLVNIAGTDVVQGNKKLILAFLWQLMRYNILQLLKNLRFRSNGKEMTDDDILLWANKQVKDSGKQSRMESFKDRSLSSGIFFVNLLGAVEPRVVNWSLVTKGEKDEEKQMNASYIISVARKLGCCIFLLPEDILEVNQKMMLSLTASIMYWHLKRPKSYSLDPENSSSCETSSVSNSDDSASETSIDDSGTR